In Haematobia irritans isolate KBUSLIRL chromosome 1, ASM5000362v1, whole genome shotgun sequence, a genomic segment contains:
- the Mhcl gene encoding myosin heavy chain-like isoform X7, with protein sequence MSLRYTSCAALLQDTRLELDLKEEKLASLQRELEEMTFGGGTEEEVAQLRRSKNELDRRVKEQEEELDEMAGQVQLLEQAKLRLEMTLETMRKEARREAQQRDEELEEARGCAYKKIKALECQLETEHEERTLLLREKHELERRLSSMEDQDRVDRQAEEAINQKLRRDLRKYKALLKDAHAQLERLKADTPGKTLIRQLRNQLEDAESARSIATKARQTAEADLVELQSMYEESNRARNEAEDRATAAQRERGELQAQIEENEEELAELMKKYSATVKQLNTEQIAASEYEFKLSELEAERNNLKEQVNELQHRLENVENLADPSAAMMSKRLELRSKELESRLELEQATRSRLEVQVNRHKEALERLQNEVSQSKVKEMQAQEALKKSQKSLRELREEFHAVSGREQESITKRKDLEKKIEQVESESSALKNDLRLALQRIADLQQAMEEGAEDLSDSDESPTSDGSISDLEERLKPIQTRRQSLQKQNGGPTVSTTTTLMREKSENSPR encoded by the exons ATGAGTCTCCGTTATACTTCATGTGCTGCTCTGTTGCAA GACACTCGTCTTGAGCTCGATCTCAAGGAAGAGAAGTTGGCATCGCTACAACGAGAACTGGAAGAGATGACATTTGGCGGTGGTACAGAAGAAGAAGTCGCTCAATTGAGGCGATCCAAAAATGAATTGGATCGACGAGTTAAAGAACAAGAGGAAGAGCTTGATGAAATGGCAGGCCAAGTGCAATTATTGGAGCAGGCAAAACTACGTTTGGAGATGACTTTGGAGACAATGCGTAAAGAGGCACGCCGAGAAGCTCAACAAAGAGATGAAGAGCTCGAAGAAGCTCGCGGTTGTGCTTACAAGAAAATAAAAG CTCTGGAATGCCAATTGGAAACGGAACATGAAGAAAGAACGCTGCTTTTGAGAGAAAAACATGAGCTCGAACGTCGCTTATCGTCAATGGAGGATCAGGATCGGGTTGATCGCCAAGCCGAAGAAGCCATTAATCAAAAGTTGCGCCGTGACCTACGTAAATATAAAGCACTTCTAAAAGATGCTCACGCCCAATTGGAAAGACTGAAGGCAGACACGCCTGGAAAAACGTTAATACGTCAATTGCGTAATCAATTGGAAGATGCAGAGTCAGCACGATCTATTGCCACGAAGGCCCGACAAACTGCCGAGGCGGACTTGGTAGAGCTGCAATCTATGTATGAGGAATCAAACAGAGCACGAAATGAAGCCGAAGATCGGGCGACCGCTGCTCAACGCGAACGTGGCGAACTGCAAGCGCAAATTGAGGAAAACGAAGAAGAATTGGCCGAACTTATGAAGAAATACAGTGCCACTGTCAAACAGCTTAATACTGAGCAAATTGCCGCTTCTGAATATGAATTTAAACTCTCAGAGTTGGAAGCTGAACGCAATAATCTGAAGGAACAAGTAAATGAATTACAACACAGACTAGAAAACGTTGAAAATCTCGCGGATCCTTCAGCCGCAATGATGTCAAAGCG TCTAGAATTACGCTCGAAAGAACTGGAATCACGTTTGGAGTTGGAACAAGCAACCCGATCTCGTCTTGAGGTTCAAGTGAATCGTCACAAAGAAGCATTAGAAAGACTACAAAACGAAGTCTCTCAATCAAAAGTCAAAGAAATGCAAGCGCAAGAAGCCCTTAAGAAGTCGCAAAAAAGTCTACGTGAATTGCGTGAAGAATTCCATGCAGTATCTGGCCGCGAGCAAGAATCGATTACAAAACGCAAAGACTTGGAGAAAAAAATCGAGCAAGTGGAATCAGAATCTTCCGCTCTTAAGAATGATTTGCGTTTAGCTTTACAACGAATTGCGGACCTTCAACAAGCTATGGAAGAAGGTGCCGAAGACTTATCAGACAG TGATGAATCGCCCACATCTGACGGTTCCATTAGTGATTTGGAAGAACGCCTAAAACCCATACAGACTCGAAGGCAAtctttgcaaaaacaaaatggaGGTCCTACTGTAAGCACCACTACGACACTAATGCGTGAAAAGTCTGAAAATAGTCCCAGGTAG